In a genomic window of Vibrio marisflavi CECT 7928:
- a CDS encoding iron-containing alcohol dehydrogenase: MQFSYSNPTTIHFGQGQIATIADSIEKDNKVLFIYGGGSIKKNGVYDQVVSALEGYEWFEFSGVEPNPTKETLDKAVKIAKENKVDFILAVGGGSVIDGSKYVAAASLYEGEGWDILTGDYIPTNALPIGAILTLPATGSESNKGAVITKAETQDKLAFMSPYVQPTFAVLDPDTMKTLPERQLLNGIVDAWVHVCEQYITSPAGAFVQDGYAEALLKSLKNLGDNYANRDDDQWRANLMWTANQALNGLIGAGVQQDWATHMIGHELTALYGVDHARSLAIIQPSLLRNQIEHKRGKLEQLGSSVFGLTQTNDLAEKTIDAIEAFYRSLDVPTQLSDYGTDKETAIDTIIGQLEQHKMVALGENQSITLDESRKILEHAIS; the protein is encoded by the coding sequence ATGCAATTTTCATATTCAAACCCAACTACTATTCACTTTGGCCAAGGCCAAATTGCAACAATCGCAGACTCTATAGAGAAAGATAACAAGGTCCTGTTTATATATGGCGGTGGCTCTATTAAAAAAAATGGCGTGTACGACCAAGTAGTCTCGGCACTAGAAGGTTACGAGTGGTTTGAATTCTCGGGTGTAGAACCAAACCCAACCAAGGAAACGCTAGACAAAGCAGTCAAAATTGCCAAAGAAAATAAAGTCGATTTTATTCTAGCTGTCGGCGGTGGTTCGGTCATTGATGGCTCAAAATATGTTGCTGCTGCAAGTCTATATGAAGGTGAAGGTTGGGACATTTTGACTGGCGATTACATTCCAACGAATGCTTTACCTATAGGTGCAATATTAACGCTTCCTGCAACCGGTTCGGAATCTAATAAAGGTGCAGTTATCACTAAAGCTGAAACACAAGACAAACTGGCATTTATGTCGCCATATGTACAACCAACATTTGCTGTTTTAGACCCTGATACAATGAAAACTTTACCAGAAAGGCAACTTTTGAACGGTATAGTCGATGCGTGGGTTCACGTATGTGAGCAATACATTACCTCTCCTGCTGGCGCATTTGTTCAAGATGGTTATGCCGAAGCTCTACTTAAAAGCCTAAAGAACTTAGGTGACAACTACGCAAACCGTGACGACGATCAGTGGCGTGCAAACCTAATGTGGACAGCAAACCAAGCTCTTAACGGCCTTATCGGTGCTGGTGTTCAGCAAGACTGGGCAACACACATGATTGGCCATGAGCTAACCGCGTTATACGGTGTTGACCATGCTCGTTCACTCGCTATTATTCAACCATCGTTACTTCGAAACCAAATTGAGCACAAACGTGGCAAGCTTGAACAATTAGGCAGCAGCGTATTTGGCTTAACTCAGACAAATGACCTTGCAGAGAAAACAATAGATGCTATCGAAGCATTCTATCGCTCATTAGATGTCCCTACGCAACTTAGCGACTACGGAACGGATAAAGAAACAGCAATCGACACTATCATCGGCCAACTAGAGCAGCATAAGATGGTCGCCTTGGGTGAGAATCAATCAATCACGCTAGATGAAAGCCGTAAAATTCTCGAACATGCGATCTCGTAA